One window of the Anaeromyxobacter dehalogenans 2CP-C genome contains the following:
- a CDS encoding ABC transporter ATP-binding protein — MPADLPAAQAPAIRIRDVRKVFTTGGREVKALDGIDLDIAEGEFVCLLGPSGCGKSTLLNAIAGFSPPTAGSIVAGGRPVTAPGPDRAMVFQEYALFPWMTVEKNVAFGLEMQGAPRARIRERVDALLAKLNLRDFRDRFPKDLSGGMRQRVAIARVLAIDSPMLLMDEPFGALDALTRRNLQDELLRIWAELRKTIVFVTHGIEESIYLADRVVVMTYRPGTVKRDLRITLPRPRDPASPEFNDVKREISRLVMEEQLRHEQAEASATAD, encoded by the coding sequence ATGCCCGCAGATCTCCCCGCCGCCCAGGCCCCGGCCATCCGGATCCGCGACGTCCGGAAGGTGTTCACCACCGGTGGACGCGAGGTGAAGGCGCTCGACGGCATCGACCTCGACATCGCCGAGGGCGAGTTCGTGTGCCTGCTCGGCCCCTCCGGCTGCGGCAAGTCCACGCTGCTCAACGCCATCGCCGGCTTCTCCCCGCCCACCGCCGGGAGCATCGTGGCGGGCGGGCGGCCGGTGACGGCGCCCGGGCCCGACCGCGCCATGGTCTTCCAGGAGTACGCGCTGTTCCCCTGGATGACCGTGGAGAAGAACGTCGCGTTCGGCCTCGAGATGCAGGGCGCGCCGCGCGCCCGGATCCGCGAGCGGGTGGACGCGCTGCTCGCGAAGCTGAACCTGCGCGACTTCCGCGACCGGTTCCCGAAGGACCTGTCCGGCGGCATGCGCCAGCGCGTGGCCATCGCCCGCGTCCTCGCCATCGACTCGCCCATGCTGCTCATGGACGAGCCGTTCGGCGCGCTCGACGCGCTCACCCGGCGCAACCTGCAGGACGAGCTGCTCCGGATCTGGGCCGAGCTGCGGAAGACCATCGTCTTCGTGACGCACGGGATCGAGGAGTCCATCTACCTCGCCGACCGCGTGGTGGTGATGACCTACCGCCCCGGGACGGTGAAGCGCGACCTGCGCATCACCCTCCCCCGCCCGCGCGACCCCGCCTCGCCCGAGTTCAACGACGTGAAGCGCGAGATCTCGCGGCTGGTGATGGAGGAGCAGCTCCGCCACGAGCAGGCCGAGGCGTCGGCCACCGCCGACTGA
- a CDS encoding SDR family NAD(P)-dependent oxidoreductase: MAGIEGRVALVTGGGRGIGRAIALALARAGADVAVAARSVPELEAVSAEVAALGRRTLFLPLDVSDRAQLAAAPAAVAAGLGPVDVLVNNAGIHASAPLQRMDDETWDALLAVDLTAPVLLTRAFLPSMYDRGYGRVINVSSVAGRIGLKYGCAYSSAKHGLIGFTRSLALEAARKGVTVNAICPSWTETRMLDEAVEDIARATGRTEAEARAAILRANPLGRAALPEEVAEAAVFLALNGAVTGQAIHVDGGEVMA, translated from the coding sequence ATGGCCGGCATCGAGGGGCGCGTGGCGCTGGTCACCGGCGGCGGTCGCGGCATCGGGCGCGCCATCGCGCTGGCGCTGGCGCGCGCGGGGGCGGACGTGGCGGTGGCGGCCCGCAGCGTGCCCGAGCTCGAGGCGGTGTCGGCGGAGGTGGCGGCGCTCGGACGCCGCACCCTGTTCCTGCCGCTCGACGTCTCGGATCGCGCGCAGCTCGCCGCCGCGCCGGCGGCGGTGGCCGCGGGGCTCGGCCCGGTGGACGTGCTCGTCAACAACGCCGGCATCCACGCGAGCGCGCCGCTGCAGCGCATGGACGACGAGACCTGGGACGCGCTCCTCGCGGTGGACCTCACCGCGCCGGTGCTGCTCACCCGCGCGTTCCTCCCGTCGATGTACGACCGGGGGTACGGCCGCGTGATCAACGTCTCGTCGGTGGCGGGCCGGATCGGCCTGAAGTACGGCTGCGCCTACTCCTCGGCCAAGCACGGGCTCATCGGCTTCACCCGGAGCCTGGCGCTCGAGGCGGCGCGCAAGGGCGTGACGGTGAACGCGATCTGCCCGAGCTGGACGGAGACGCGGATGCTCGACGAGGCGGTCGAGGACATCGCCCGCGCCACCGGCCGCACCGAGGCGGAGGCGCGCGCGGCCATCCTGAGGGCGAACCCGCTGGGCCGCGCGGCGCTGCCGGAGGAGGTCGCGGAGGCGGCGGTGTTCCTCGCGCTGAACGGCGCGGTCACCGGCCAGGCCATCCACGTGGACGGCGGCGAGGTGATGGCCTGA
- a CDS encoding ABC transporter substrate-binding protein, translated as MVRIAALAALLALASGPARAQETVRLGNLKFAHYGAVSYMKEHCKKFGLNVEEIVFPKGIDIFPAIVKGEVDLAASAADAAIANRSGGGQVYVVAGFAKGGARLVAAVDQDITKVADLKGKKVGVARGGAQELLLLAELSKAGLTWSDRPGKDVQIVYMAFADLNQALMQKQIDAMCQSEPQSSQAINKGFGKEVLKPYDTPLGEPVRVMVMTEKLYKERPQVAQKVLDCFVDATKYFIDNPKAAEKYVVEQMFKGQITPADYRDAISNSPFSYDVTAEHIQITTDLMAKYGVGKMQKPPKATDWVKTDLLQHAKQKAGVK; from the coding sequence ATGGTCCGCATCGCCGCCCTCGCGGCGCTGCTCGCGCTCGCGAGCGGCCCCGCCCGTGCCCAGGAGACGGTCCGCCTCGGCAACCTCAAGTTCGCCCACTACGGCGCGGTCTCCTACATGAAGGAGCACTGCAAGAAGTTCGGGCTGAACGTGGAGGAGATCGTCTTCCCGAAGGGGATCGACATCTTCCCCGCCATCGTGAAGGGCGAGGTGGATCTCGCCGCCAGCGCCGCCGACGCCGCCATCGCGAACCGCTCCGGCGGCGGCCAGGTCTACGTGGTCGCCGGCTTCGCCAAGGGCGGCGCCCGCCTGGTGGCCGCGGTGGACCAGGACATCACCAAGGTCGCCGACCTGAAGGGCAAGAAGGTGGGCGTGGCCCGCGGCGGCGCGCAGGAGCTGCTGCTCCTCGCCGAGCTGTCCAAGGCCGGCCTCACCTGGTCGGACCGGCCGGGCAAGGACGTGCAGATCGTCTACATGGCGTTCGCCGACCTCAACCAGGCGCTCATGCAGAAGCAGATCGACGCCATGTGCCAGTCCGAGCCGCAGTCGTCGCAGGCCATCAACAAGGGCTTCGGCAAGGAGGTGCTGAAGCCGTACGACACGCCGCTCGGCGAGCCGGTCCGCGTGATGGTGATGACCGAGAAGCTCTACAAGGAGCGGCCGCAGGTCGCGCAGAAGGTGCTCGACTGCTTCGTGGACGCGACCAAGTACTTCATCGACAACCCGAAGGCGGCCGAGAAGTACGTGGTCGAGCAGATGTTCAAGGGCCAGATCACGCCCGCGGACTACCGGGACGCGATCTCCAACTCGCCCTTCTCCTACGACGTCACCGCCGAGCACATCCAGATCACCACCGACCTGATGGCGAAGTACGGCGTCGGGAAGATGCAGAAGCCCCCGAAGGCCACCGACTGGGTGAAGACCGACCTGCTGCAGCACGCGAAGCAGAAGGCGGGCGTGAAGTAG
- a CDS encoding ABC transporter permease, translating to MKGALRLARSLAVPVIFLAAWEGVSRAGWVSPIVLPAPSQVLLRWIAYARPFEPYAGGNWLAWAFSGELPHDALTSLYRVVGGFAVGAGLALPLGLLMGSRPVVYELMNPLVQILRPIPPIAYIPLAILWFGLGDPPAFFLISLGAFFPVLMNTIAGVRNVDAIYVRAARNLGASEWTLFWRIMVPAAMPYILAGVRIGIGVAFIVVIVAEMIAVNAGLGYRILEAREYFWSDKVIAGMISIGIAGLGIDLGMSRLNGWLLRWHRGMEG from the coding sequence ATGAAGGGCGCGCTCCGACTCGCACGGTCGCTGGCCGTCCCGGTGATCTTCCTGGCCGCCTGGGAGGGCGTCTCCCGGGCCGGCTGGGTGTCCCCCATCGTCCTCCCCGCGCCGTCCCAGGTGCTGCTGCGCTGGATCGCCTACGCGCGGCCGTTCGAGCCGTACGCGGGGGGCAACTGGCTGGCCTGGGCCTTCTCGGGCGAGCTCCCGCACGACGCGCTCACCAGCCTGTACCGGGTGGTGGGCGGGTTCGCGGTGGGCGCCGGGCTGGCGCTGCCGCTCGGCCTGCTCATGGGCTCGCGGCCGGTGGTGTACGAGCTGATGAACCCGCTCGTGCAGATCCTCCGGCCCATCCCGCCCATCGCCTACATCCCGCTCGCCATCCTCTGGTTCGGCCTGGGCGACCCGCCGGCGTTCTTCCTCATCTCGCTCGGCGCGTTCTTCCCGGTGCTCATGAACACCATCGCCGGCGTGCGGAACGTGGACGCCATCTACGTCCGCGCCGCGCGCAACCTGGGCGCGTCGGAGTGGACGCTGTTCTGGCGCATCATGGTGCCCGCCGCCATGCCGTACATCCTGGCCGGCGTGCGCATCGGCATCGGCGTCGCGTTCATCGTGGTGATCGTGGCGGAGATGATCGCGGTGAACGCCGGCCTCGGCTACCGCATCCTCGAGGCGCGCGAGTACTTCTGGTCCGACAAGGTGATCGCGGGGATGATCTCGATCGGCATCGCCGGCCTGGGCATCGACCTGGGCATGAGCCGGCTCAACGGGTGGCTCCTGCGGTGGCACCGGGGGATGGAGGGATGA
- a CDS encoding response regulator has translation MDGERRAHPRFPLILAVQYLGAENVLDYTENLSAGGLFIRTERSFEAGERVTLVLSFPQLLEPVELQIEVVRRRDGSDGSPAGVAVRVPDDRPEDRARLADVARRVAGARHPDPSFRILLVEDNALVATMYAAALRRLSETEHVPGLGIEVASDGAAAFDRLLRAPAVDVVVTDVFMPIVSGITLVERIRAEPTLAHLPVVVITAGGEQERERLSGLGVSLFLRKPVSYQDLSGAVRSLLEGRTARPQAAPPREEARREALTAGAEVGTDRPDAKPASRR, from the coding sequence ATGGACGGCGAGCGGCGCGCGCACCCCAGGTTCCCGCTGATCCTGGCGGTCCAGTACCTGGGCGCCGAGAACGTGCTCGACTACACCGAGAACCTCTCGGCGGGCGGCCTGTTCATCCGGACCGAGCGCTCGTTCGAGGCGGGAGAGCGCGTCACGCTGGTGCTCTCGTTCCCGCAGCTCCTCGAGCCGGTCGAGCTCCAGATCGAGGTGGTGCGCCGGCGCGACGGCTCCGACGGCTCGCCGGCGGGCGTGGCGGTGCGCGTCCCCGACGATCGCCCCGAGGACCGCGCGCGGCTCGCCGACGTCGCGCGGCGGGTCGCCGGGGCGCGGCACCCGGACCCCTCGTTCCGGATCCTGCTGGTGGAGGACAACGCGCTCGTCGCCACCATGTACGCGGCGGCGCTGCGCCGGCTGTCCGAGACCGAGCACGTCCCGGGCCTGGGCATCGAGGTGGCGAGCGACGGCGCCGCGGCGTTCGACCGGCTGCTCCGCGCGCCCGCGGTGGACGTGGTGGTGACGGACGTCTTCATGCCGATCGTGTCCGGCATCACGCTGGTCGAGCGGATCCGGGCCGAGCCGACGCTGGCGCACCTGCCGGTGGTGGTGATCACCGCGGGCGGCGAGCAGGAGCGCGAGCGGCTCTCGGGCCTCGGCGTCTCGCTGTTCCTGCGAAAGCCGGTGAGCTACCAGGATCTCTCCGGCGCGGTCCGCTCCCTGCTGGAAGGCCGGACGGCCCGCCCGCAGGCGGCTCCCCCGCGCGAGGAGGCCCGCCGGGAGGCGTTGACGGCCGGCGCCGAGGTGGGCACTGATCGGCCAGACGCGAAACCGGCCTCCCGCCGGTGA
- a CDS encoding PaaI family thioesterase, with amino-acid sequence MSDAAEPSLQERYAPRNACFGCGPANAKGLRVRSFERGDEVVAEWQAEKHHEAFEGMLSGGITGTLLDCHSNWTAAVHLMRKAGLDAPPCTVTADFHVTLLRPTPTGGPVRLAARVVESGADRAVVEATLTAEGKVRATCRGTFVAVREGHPAYHRW; translated from the coding sequence ATGTCCGACGCCGCCGAGCCCAGCCTGCAGGAGCGCTACGCCCCCCGGAACGCCTGCTTCGGCTGCGGCCCGGCCAACGCGAAGGGGCTGCGCGTGCGGAGCTTCGAGCGCGGGGACGAGGTCGTGGCCGAGTGGCAGGCCGAGAAGCACCACGAGGCGTTCGAGGGCATGCTCTCCGGCGGCATCACCGGCACGCTGCTCGACTGCCACTCCAACTGGACGGCGGCGGTGCACCTGATGCGCAAGGCCGGCCTGGACGCGCCGCCCTGCACCGTGACCGCGGACTTCCACGTGACCCTGCTCCGGCCGACGCCCACCGGCGGCCCGGTGAGGCTGGCGGCGCGGGTGGTGGAGTCCGGCGCGGACCGCGCGGTGGTGGAGGCGACGCTGACCGCGGAGGGGAAGGTGCGGGCCACCTGCCGCGGCACGTTCGTCGCGGTGAGGGAGGGCCACCCGGCCTATCACCGCTGGTGA
- a CDS encoding OmpA family protein, giving the protein MTRCIRFMAVAAVLALAGPASAQNFRPAIDSQRLRLDPTAHGSLVLGDGEVLEEGQFRAALTGHYERSPMVLLTNGDLRGRGLFADGTKETQLLRERATIHLNLAMNLWKRLELGLHVPAVAYQYAENHVRGETSINHPTQGGIAAPSAMLRYGMSSERTGAPLASAIAVEVVFPWTDKVDYGGEKGFIIAPRLEVGKTFGGLRLMADAGGQLRTKDVELTNGEKLSHEVLGGLGVATTGKLRAELTARGAFNFDGLSQSAELLAGVRYTFGEGEIYALGGPGFMESPGTPTYRGLLGFAFIGGKKAAPPPPPPPPDPCAAGQAHTPEQCPALDDDGDGVPNGQDRCPLEKGVAENQGCPDKDTDRDGVPDRLDRCPSVPGATDNQGCPKDSDKDGVPDDKDRCPDKPGIPENQGCPPERAEIKAGKIDIKEKVYFDTGKATIKAQSNALLDDVAKLVAANPQVGVVTIEGHTDSTGSAATNRALSQKRAESVKDYLVSKGVDASRLEAKGFGPDRPVESNKTAKGREANRRVEFTIQNANP; this is encoded by the coding sequence ATGACACGCTGTATCCGCTTCATGGCGGTGGCAGCCGTGCTGGCGCTCGCCGGCCCGGCCAGCGCCCAGAACTTCAGGCCGGCGATCGACAGCCAGCGCCTGCGCCTCGATCCGACGGCGCACGGCTCGCTCGTCCTCGGTGACGGCGAGGTGCTCGAGGAAGGCCAGTTCCGCGCGGCGCTCACCGGCCACTACGAGCGGTCGCCGATGGTGCTCCTGACGAACGGCGACCTCCGCGGGCGCGGCCTGTTCGCGGACGGCACCAAGGAGACGCAGCTCCTCCGCGAGCGCGCCACCATCCACCTCAACCTGGCGATGAACCTCTGGAAGCGCCTCGAGCTCGGCCTCCACGTGCCGGCCGTCGCCTACCAGTACGCCGAGAACCACGTCCGCGGCGAGACCAGCATCAACCACCCGACGCAGGGCGGCATCGCCGCCCCGTCCGCCATGCTCCGCTACGGCATGAGCAGCGAGCGGACCGGCGCGCCGCTCGCGAGCGCGATCGCCGTCGAGGTCGTGTTCCCCTGGACCGACAAGGTGGACTACGGCGGCGAGAAGGGCTTCATCATCGCGCCGCGCCTCGAGGTCGGGAAGACGTTCGGCGGCCTCCGCCTGATGGCGGACGCGGGCGGCCAGCTCCGCACGAAGGACGTGGAGCTGACGAACGGCGAGAAGCTCTCGCACGAGGTCCTCGGCGGCCTCGGCGTCGCCACCACCGGCAAGCTGCGCGCCGAGCTCACCGCGCGCGGCGCGTTCAACTTCGACGGCCTGTCGCAGAGCGCCGAGCTGCTCGCCGGCGTCCGCTACACGTTCGGCGAGGGCGAGATCTACGCGCTCGGCGGCCCCGGCTTCATGGAGTCCCCCGGCACGCCCACCTACCGCGGCCTGCTCGGCTTCGCGTTCATCGGCGGCAAGAAGGCCGCCCCGCCGCCGCCCCCGCCGCCGCCGGATCCCTGCGCGGCCGGCCAGGCGCACACCCCGGAGCAGTGCCCGGCGCTGGACGACGACGGCGACGGCGTCCCGAACGGCCAGGACCGCTGCCCGCTCGAGAAGGGCGTCGCCGAGAACCAGGGCTGCCCGGACAAGGACACCGACCGTGACGGCGTGCCGGATCGTCTGGACCGCTGCCCGAGCGTGCCCGGCGCCACCGACAACCAGGGCTGCCCGAAGGACTCCGACAAGGACGGCGTGCCGGACGACAAGGACCGCTGCCCCGACAAGCCCGGCATCCCCGAGAACCAGGGCTGCCCGCCGGAGCGCGCCGAGATCAAGGCCGGCAAGATCGACATCAAGGAGAAGGTCTACTTCGACACCGGCAAGGCCACCATCAAGGCGCAGTCCAACGCGCTGCTCGACGACGTGGCGAAGCTCGTCGCCGCCAACCCGCAGGTGGGCGTGGTGACGATCGAGGGCCACACCGACAGCACCGGCTCCGCCGCGACGAACCGGGCGCTCTCGCAGAAGCGCGCCGAGTCGGTGAAGGACTACCTGGTCTCGAAGGGCGTGGACGCGTCGCGCCTCGAGGCGAAGGGCTTCGGCCCGGATCGCCCGGTCGAGTCCAACAAGACCGCCAAGGGCCGCGAGGCCAACCGCCGGGTCGAGTTCACCATCCAGAACGCGAACCCGTAG
- a CDS encoding TrpB-like pyridoxal phosphate-dependent enzyme, which yields MQTKFLLGENQIPTHWYNVIPDLPEPLSPVIHPATGKPASPDDLVRIFPPQLIEQEVSTQRWIQIPEPVREIYRLWRPAPLFRAHRLEKVLGTPAHIYYKYEGVSPAGSHKPNTAVPQAYYNKLAGTKRLATETGAGQWGSSIALAAQMFGLACTVYMVKVSYGQKPYRRSMMQLWGAEVIPSPSDRTAAGRGILAEDPQSPGSLGVAISEAVEDAVTHEDTRYALGSVLNHVCLHQTVIGLEAKEQLKLAGEYPDVVIGCHGGGSNFAGIGFPFLADKAAGKDVRILAIEPSSCPTLTKGAYTFDYGDTAKMAPIMRMYTLGHDFMPPGIHAGGLRYHGASPLVSQLVHAGLVEARAVGQLACFEAAVQFARAEGIIPAPESSHAIRGAVEEALRAKEEGKERVILFNLSGHGHVDMTSYDQYLSGKLEDFEYPEEKVRASLAHLPKVEL from the coding sequence ATGCAGACGAAGTTCCTGCTCGGCGAGAACCAGATCCCCACCCACTGGTACAACGTCATCCCGGACCTGCCGGAGCCGCTGTCCCCGGTGATCCACCCCGCCACCGGCAAGCCGGCCAGCCCGGACGACCTGGTCCGGATCTTCCCGCCGCAGCTCATCGAGCAGGAGGTCTCGACCCAGCGCTGGATCCAGATCCCCGAGCCGGTCCGCGAGATCTACCGGCTGTGGCGGCCGGCCCCGCTGTTCCGCGCGCACCGCCTGGAGAAGGTGCTCGGGACGCCGGCGCACATCTACTACAAGTACGAGGGCGTCTCGCCGGCCGGCTCGCACAAGCCGAACACGGCGGTGCCGCAGGCCTACTACAACAAGCTCGCCGGCACGAAGCGCCTCGCCACCGAGACCGGCGCCGGGCAGTGGGGCTCGTCCATCGCCCTCGCCGCGCAGATGTTCGGGCTCGCCTGCACCGTCTACATGGTGAAGGTGTCGTACGGCCAGAAGCCGTACCGCCGCAGCATGATGCAGCTGTGGGGCGCGGAGGTGATCCCGTCGCCGTCCGACCGCACCGCCGCCGGCCGGGGGATCCTGGCCGAGGATCCGCAGAGCCCCGGCTCGCTCGGCGTGGCGATCTCCGAGGCCGTCGAGGACGCGGTCACCCACGAAGACACGCGCTACGCGCTGGGCAGCGTGCTCAACCACGTCTGCCTGCACCAGACGGTGATCGGGCTGGAGGCGAAGGAGCAGCTGAAGCTCGCGGGCGAGTACCCCGACGTCGTCATCGGGTGCCACGGCGGCGGCTCCAACTTCGCCGGCATCGGCTTCCCGTTCCTCGCCGACAAGGCCGCCGGCAAGGACGTGCGCATCCTCGCCATCGAGCCGTCGTCCTGCCCCACGCTCACGAAGGGCGCCTACACCTTCGACTACGGCGACACCGCGAAGATGGCGCCCATCATGCGGATGTACACGCTGGGTCACGACTTCATGCCGCCCGGCATCCACGCCGGCGGCCTGCGCTACCACGGCGCCTCGCCGCTCGTGTCGCAGCTCGTGCACGCGGGCCTGGTGGAGGCGCGCGCGGTCGGGCAGCTCGCCTGCTTCGAGGCGGCGGTGCAGTTCGCCCGCGCCGAGGGGATCATCCCCGCGCCGGAGTCCTCGCACGCGATCCGCGGCGCGGTCGAGGAGGCGCTGCGCGCGAAGGAGGAGGGGAAGGAGCGGGTCATCCTCTTCAACCTCTCCGGCCACGGCCACGTGGACATGACGTCGTACGACCAGTACCTCTCCGGGAAGCTCGAGGACTTCGAGTACCCGGAGGAGAAGGTGCGCGCGTCGCTCGCGCACCTGCCGAAGGTCGAGCTGTAG